A window from Carassius carassius chromosome 40, fCarCar2.1, whole genome shotgun sequence encodes these proteins:
- the LOC132122181 gene encoding myocardin-related transcription factor A-like isoform X5, producing the protein MAIHSVLQLKLQQRRTREELVSQGIMPPLKSSAAFHEQRRSLERARTEDYLKRKIRSRPERSELVRMHILEETSAEPSLQAKQLKLKRARLADDLNDKISHRPGPIELVHKNILPVHTLIGTESPKGESSSLDEDSSDALSPDPQFSQDSPLGLAPQHSPSDMMKLNGDLSPSQFLTQAPPPPLIASDASPPQNLTSETIMRNSSRPPTGHTKQQSKSSTDRTSHRSKKPKDNKPKVKKLKYHQYIPPDQKNDREPPPELDSSYAKILHQQQLFLQLQIINQQQQHYNYHTILPAPPKLSAEKEGGGSTNPGPSPSQTISTCSTVSSNQNGPNRQSQPIVGGATPSTLPANLDEFKVAELKHELKLRRLTVSGTKNDLIERLRNYQEQNSGSTKTASAHLPQVSVHSSGAAPNKAPKSMSAFPVAATTRVHSTTPPQIMRFSSTSSSPPSSPTPSDRSLAGLSPDETSCNGDVFGEMVTSPLTQLSLHPSPDHPSPIKEESHGQMQASCIFSHLGPLSAQPHDPSPVAASGSVLSPLDKDQMLQEKDKQIEELTRMLRQKQRLVETLRSQLEQGKRGAVAEITDNTGNAEIPLLSNGVEVKVKEEIKDEMDTTEDLQKQVQPQKKIQMQCSQQTLLRLQQIHRLQVQQQQQQQTLVDLPNVQQQKTQLLQQQKQQQQMDPPKLQQEQGKTQVLLLQQQKTQLLQRQQKVQLLQQRNIKLLQQQQKKTQTLQQNQQQQQKLQQLIIQQRQQKQQQSKQQKPQNQPQQQLQTPQVSQVFVSQQSSTYPLDLLKAHPTPTLVTDINGNRYLIALTSNSVDSLTGNSPQSKSNGRITLQRLQSTPTKLPNQSSTDMASSANQSQTVREPINKVQKVGLHVETTSVKESSQPVSAPPSFVPFFCEESNPLSKPSSPPSFKEDICPNFDRHTLFTPSSPKPKPITHPLQHFKDNVSNNQQIDDLFEILIKSGEISSGFKASQDPSLSDLHSSPPTPSPPPSPQHLSPSTHHPDPVPAPSQQLSDIQDRPCSGNGRLEDFLESTTGAPLLGVEPDGPLTLIDDLHNQMLSTSSILDHPPSPMDTSDLSFSPHPASLDFEDPTLDGMDWLDIPMVGGGNTSNSGGMVLAPLNSHTPPSVFSTDFLDSSDLQLHWDSL; encoded by the exons ATGGCCATACATTCAG TTCTTCAGCTCAAATTACAACAGAGAAGGACGCGAGAGGAGCTGGTCAGCCAAGGAATCATGCCTC CACTGAAGAGTTCTGCTGCCTTCCACGAACAGAGGAGAAGTCTGGAGAGAGCACGC ACTGAGGATTACCTGAAGAGGAAGATCAGGAGTCGGCCAGAGAGGTCCGAACTGGTCAGGATGCACATTCTCGAAG AAACCTCAGCCGAGCCCTCACTGCAGGCCAAGCAGCTGAAGCTGAAGAGAGCCCGATTGGCAGATGATCTCAATGATAAGATCTCCCACCGCCCTGGTCCCATCGAGCTCGTCCACAAGAACATCCTCCCTGTGCACACGCTCATCG GTACAGAGTCTCCAAAGGGTGAGAGCTCCTCATTGGACGAGGACAGTAGTGATGCCCTGTCACCGGATCCCCAGTTCAGTCAGGACTCTCCATTGGGTCTTGCCCCTCAACACTCTCCCTCTGATATGATGAAACTGAATGGGGACCTCTCACCATCTCAG TTTCTCACTCAGGCCCCACCTCCTCCTCTCATTGCGTCTGACGCCTCTCCACCACAGAATCTAACCAGTGAAACTATCATGAGAAACTCTTCCCGTCCACCGACGGGACATACAAAG CAGCAGTCCAAGTCCAGCACAGATCGGACATCTCATCGATCCAAGAAACCCAAAGATAACAAGCCCAAAGTGAAGAAACTCAAATATCACCAGTATATCCCACCTGACCAGAAGAACGACCGGGAGCCTCCTCCTGAACTGGACTCCTCGTACGCTAAAATTCTCCACCAGCAGCAGCTTTTTCTTCAGCTTCAGATCATCAACCAGCAACAGCAGCACTACAATTACCATACTATCTTACCCGCACCTCCAAA ACTTTCTGCTGAAAAGGAAGGTGGTGGATCCACCAATCCAGGCCCCTCCCCTTCCCAGACTATTTCCACATGCTCTACAGTCTCCTCCAATCAGAATGGGCCCAATCGACAGAGCCAGCCTATAGTGGGAGGAGCTACGCCCAGCACCTTGCCTGCAAACCTGGATGAATTCAAA GTTGCTGAACTTAAACATGAGCTCAAATTAAGGCGGTTGACAGTATCGGGCACCAAGAACGATCTCATTGAACGACTGAGGAACTACCAGGAGCAAAACAGTGGTTCAACGAAAACAGCCTCTGCTCATTTACCACAGGTGTCAGTTCATTCATCTGGTGCCGCCCCAAATAAAGCCCCGAAGTCAATGTCAGCTTTTCCCGTAGCGGCTACCACTAGGGTACACAGTACAACTCCACCTCAAATCATGCGCTTCAGCAGCACTAGCTCCTCTCCCCCTTCATCTCCTACCCCCTCTGATCGCTCTCTGGCTGGATTGAGTCCCGATGAGACCAGCTGCAATGGGGATGTGTTTGGAGAAATG GTCACATCACCTCTCACCCAGCTCAGCCTGCACCCCTCTCCAGACCACCCCTCCCCAATTAAAGAGGAGTCCCATGGGCAGATGCAGGCTTCCTGCATCTTTTCTCATCTGGGTCCGCTATCTGCACAGCCTCACGATCCAAGTCCCGTGGCAGCATCAGGATCTGTTTTGTCTCCTCTGGACAAAGACCAAATGCTTCAAGAGAAGGACAAGCAGATCGAGGAGTTGACACGCATGCTTAGGCAGAAGCAGAGGCTGGTGGAGACCCTGCGCTCTCAGCTGGAACAGGGTAAGCGTGGAGCAGTCGCAGAAATTACAGACAACACGGGTAACGCTGAAATACCATTGCTGTCTAACGGAGTGGAAGTGAAGGTAAAGGAAGAGATTAAGGATGAAATGGACACAACAGAGGACCTGCAGAAGCAAGTCCAGCCCCAGAAGAAGATCCAGATGCAGTGTTCGCAGCAGACTCTGCTCAGACTGCAGCAGATTCACCGGCTGCaggtgcagcagcagcagcagcagcaaacgCTGGTGGACCTACCAAACGTACAACAACAAAAGACGCAGTTACTGCAACAGCAAAAACAACAGCAGCAAATGGATCCACCGAAACTGCAGCAAGAGCAAGGAAAAACACAGGTGTTGCTGTTGCAGCAGCAGAAGACACAGTTACTGCAACGGCAGCAGAAAGTGCAATTACTGCAGCAGCGGAACATAAAGTTACTACAGCAGCAGCAAAAGAAGACACAGACACTGCAACAgaatcagcagcagcagcaaaagTTGCAGCAGCTAATCATCCAGCAGAGGCAGCAAAAGCAGCAACAAAGCAAGCAGCAGAAGCCTCAAAATCAGCCACAGCAGCAGTTACAGACACCACAG gtTTCACAGGTGTTTGTCAGCCAGCAGTCTAGTACTTACCCACTGGATCTCCTGAAAGCTCACCCCACACCCACTTTGGTCACTGACATCAATGGCAACCGTTATCTGATTGCACTCACCAGTAACAGTGTTGATAGCCTGACTGGAAATTCTCCTCAGAGCAAATCCAATGGACGGATCACTCTACAG AGATTGCAGTCGACCCCTACCAAGCTCCCTAACCAGTCATCTACTGATATGGCTAGTTCTGCCAACCAATCACAGACTGTCAGAGAGCCCATCAACAAA GTTCAGAAAGTAGGGCTTCACGTGGAAACCACCAGTGTTAAAGAGTCTAGCCAGCCAGTGTCTGCACCTCCCAGCTTTGTGCCCTTCTTCTGTGAGGAATCCAACCCACTGAGCAAACCCTCCTCACCTCCTTCGTTTAAG GAGGACATTTGCCCAAATTTTGATAGACACACTTTATTCACCCCTTCCTCCCCAAAGCCAAAGCCGATCACTCACCCTCTTCAGCATTTCAAA GACAATGTCTCAAACAACCAGCAAATAGATGATCTGTTTGAAATCCTGATCAAGAGTGGAG AAATTTCATCTGGGTTTAAAGCCAGTCAAGACCCCTCCCTGTCAGACCTCCACTCAAGCCCACCCACTCCATCTCCGCCTCCTTCTCCACAACACCTCTCACCATCCACACATCACCCTGACCCCGTCCCCGCCCCTTCCCAGCAGCTCTCAGACATCCAGGACAGGCCTTGCTCTGGAAACGGTCGCCTGGAGGACTTCCTGGAGAGCACCACTGGTGCTCCTCTTCTCGGCGTGGAGCCGGATGGCCCGTTAACGTTAATCGATGACCTCCACAATCAAATGCTGAGCACTTCCAGTATTCTGGACCATCCACCATCTCCAATGGACACCAGTGACCTGAGCTTCTCGCCCCACCCCGCCAGCCTGGACTTTGAAGACCCCACCTTGGATGGCATGGATTGGCTGGACATACCCATGGTAGGAGGGGGCAATACTTCTAACAGTGGGGGTATGGTTCTTGCCCCTCTGAACTCGCACACCCCACCCAGTGTATTTTCCACAGACTTTTTGGACAGTTCGGATCTGCAGCTCCACTGGGACTCATTGTAG
- the LOC132122181 gene encoding myocardin-related transcription factor A-like isoform X3, producing MVSAVGNGSVPSPQSEAVTSELQELSLRSVPSLPPLKERKNVLQLKLQQRRTREELVSQGIMPPLKSSAAFHEQRRSLERARTEDYLKRKIRSRPERSELVRMHILEETSAEPSLQAKQLKLKRARLADDLNDKISHRPGPIELVHKNILPVHTLIGTESPKGESSSLDEDSSDALSPDPQFSQDSPLGLAPQHSPSDMMKLNGDLSPSQFLTQAPPPPLIASDASPPQNLTSETIMRNSSRPPTGHTKQQSKSSTDRTSHRSKKPKDNKPKVKKLKYHQYIPPDQKNDREPPPELDSSYAKILHQQQLFLQLQIINQQQQHYNYHTILPAPPKLSAEKEGGGSTNPGPSPSQTISTCSTVSSNQNGPNRQSQPIVGGATPSTLPANLDEFKVAELKHELKLRRLTVSGTKNDLIERLRNYQEQNSGSTKTASAHLPQVSVHSSGAAPNKAPKSMSAFPVAATTRVHSTTPPQIMRFSSTSSSPPSSPTPSDRSLAGLSPDETSCNGDVFGEMVTSPLTQLSLHPSPDHPSPIKEESHGQMQASCIFSHLGPLSAQPHDPSPVAASGSVLSPLDKDQMLQEKDKQIEELTRMLRQKQRLVETLRSQLEQGKRGAVAEITDNTGNAEIPLLSNGVEVKVKEEIKDEMDTTEDLQKQVQPQKKIQMQCSQQTLLRLQQIHRLQVQQQQQQQTLVDLPNVQQQKTQLLQQQKQQQQMDPPKLQQEQGKTQVLLLQQQKTQLLQRQQKVQLLQQRNIKLLQQQQKKTQTLQQNQQQQQKLQQLIIQQRQQKQQQSKQQKPQNQPQQQLQTPQVSQVFVSQQSSTYPLDLLKAHPTPTLVTDINGNRYLIALTSNSVDSLTGNSPQSKSNGRITLQRLQSTPTKLPNQSSTDMASSANQSQTVREPINKVQKVGLHVETTSVKESSQPVSAPPSFVPFFCEESNPLSKPSSPPSFKEDICPNFDRHTLFTPSSPKPKPITHPLQHFKDNVSNNQQIDDLFEILIKSGEISSGFKASQDPSLSDLHSSPPTPSPPPSPQHLSPSTHHPDPVPAPSQQLSDIQDRPCSGNGRLEDFLESTTGAPLLGVEPDGPLTLIDDLHNQMLSTSSILDHPPSPMDTSDLSFSPHPASLDFEDPTLDGMDWLDIPMVGGGNTSNSGGMVLAPLNSHTPPSVFSTDFLDSSDLQLHWDSL from the exons ATGGTGTCTGCCGTGGGGAACGGCTCTGTGCCCAGTCCTCAGAGCGAGGCGGTGACCAGTGAGCTTCAGGAACTCTCTCTGCGGTCTGTACCAAGCTTACCGCCCCTGAAAGAGCGCAAGAATG TTCTTCAGCTCAAATTACAACAGAGAAGGACGCGAGAGGAGCTGGTCAGCCAAGGAATCATGCCTC CACTGAAGAGTTCTGCTGCCTTCCACGAACAGAGGAGAAGTCTGGAGAGAGCACGC ACTGAGGATTACCTGAAGAGGAAGATCAGGAGTCGGCCAGAGAGGTCCGAACTGGTCAGGATGCACATTCTCGAAG AAACCTCAGCCGAGCCCTCACTGCAGGCCAAGCAGCTGAAGCTGAAGAGAGCCCGATTGGCAGATGATCTCAATGATAAGATCTCCCACCGCCCTGGTCCCATCGAGCTCGTCCACAAGAACATCCTCCCTGTGCACACGCTCATCG GTACAGAGTCTCCAAAGGGTGAGAGCTCCTCATTGGACGAGGACAGTAGTGATGCCCTGTCACCGGATCCCCAGTTCAGTCAGGACTCTCCATTGGGTCTTGCCCCTCAACACTCTCCCTCTGATATGATGAAACTGAATGGGGACCTCTCACCATCTCAG TTTCTCACTCAGGCCCCACCTCCTCCTCTCATTGCGTCTGACGCCTCTCCACCACAGAATCTAACCAGTGAAACTATCATGAGAAACTCTTCCCGTCCACCGACGGGACATACAAAG CAGCAGTCCAAGTCCAGCACAGATCGGACATCTCATCGATCCAAGAAACCCAAAGATAACAAGCCCAAAGTGAAGAAACTCAAATATCACCAGTATATCCCACCTGACCAGAAGAACGACCGGGAGCCTCCTCCTGAACTGGACTCCTCGTACGCTAAAATTCTCCACCAGCAGCAGCTTTTTCTTCAGCTTCAGATCATCAACCAGCAACAGCAGCACTACAATTACCATACTATCTTACCCGCACCTCCAAA ACTTTCTGCTGAAAAGGAAGGTGGTGGATCCACCAATCCAGGCCCCTCCCCTTCCCAGACTATTTCCACATGCTCTACAGTCTCCTCCAATCAGAATGGGCCCAATCGACAGAGCCAGCCTATAGTGGGAGGAGCTACGCCCAGCACCTTGCCTGCAAACCTGGATGAATTCAAA GTTGCTGAACTTAAACATGAGCTCAAATTAAGGCGGTTGACAGTATCGGGCACCAAGAACGATCTCATTGAACGACTGAGGAACTACCAGGAGCAAAACAGTGGTTCAACGAAAACAGCCTCTGCTCATTTACCACAGGTGTCAGTTCATTCATCTGGTGCCGCCCCAAATAAAGCCCCGAAGTCAATGTCAGCTTTTCCCGTAGCGGCTACCACTAGGGTACACAGTACAACTCCACCTCAAATCATGCGCTTCAGCAGCACTAGCTCCTCTCCCCCTTCATCTCCTACCCCCTCTGATCGCTCTCTGGCTGGATTGAGTCCCGATGAGACCAGCTGCAATGGGGATGTGTTTGGAGAAATG GTCACATCACCTCTCACCCAGCTCAGCCTGCACCCCTCTCCAGACCACCCCTCCCCAATTAAAGAGGAGTCCCATGGGCAGATGCAGGCTTCCTGCATCTTTTCTCATCTGGGTCCGCTATCTGCACAGCCTCACGATCCAAGTCCCGTGGCAGCATCAGGATCTGTTTTGTCTCCTCTGGACAAAGACCAAATGCTTCAAGAGAAGGACAAGCAGATCGAGGAGTTGACACGCATGCTTAGGCAGAAGCAGAGGCTGGTGGAGACCCTGCGCTCTCAGCTGGAACAGGGTAAGCGTGGAGCAGTCGCAGAAATTACAGACAACACGGGTAACGCTGAAATACCATTGCTGTCTAACGGAGTGGAAGTGAAGGTAAAGGAAGAGATTAAGGATGAAATGGACACAACAGAGGACCTGCAGAAGCAAGTCCAGCCCCAGAAGAAGATCCAGATGCAGTGTTCGCAGCAGACTCTGCTCAGACTGCAGCAGATTCACCGGCTGCaggtgcagcagcagcagcagcagcaaacgCTGGTGGACCTACCAAACGTACAACAACAAAAGACGCAGTTACTGCAACAGCAAAAACAACAGCAGCAAATGGATCCACCGAAACTGCAGCAAGAGCAAGGAAAAACACAGGTGTTGCTGTTGCAGCAGCAGAAGACACAGTTACTGCAACGGCAGCAGAAAGTGCAATTACTGCAGCAGCGGAACATAAAGTTACTACAGCAGCAGCAAAAGAAGACACAGACACTGCAACAgaatcagcagcagcagcaaaagTTGCAGCAGCTAATCATCCAGCAGAGGCAGCAAAAGCAGCAACAAAGCAAGCAGCAGAAGCCTCAAAATCAGCCACAGCAGCAGTTACAGACACCACAG gtTTCACAGGTGTTTGTCAGCCAGCAGTCTAGTACTTACCCACTGGATCTCCTGAAAGCTCACCCCACACCCACTTTGGTCACTGACATCAATGGCAACCGTTATCTGATTGCACTCACCAGTAACAGTGTTGATAGCCTGACTGGAAATTCTCCTCAGAGCAAATCCAATGGACGGATCACTCTACAG AGATTGCAGTCGACCCCTACCAAGCTCCCTAACCAGTCATCTACTGATATGGCTAGTTCTGCCAACCAATCACAGACTGTCAGAGAGCCCATCAACAAA GTTCAGAAAGTAGGGCTTCACGTGGAAACCACCAGTGTTAAAGAGTCTAGCCAGCCAGTGTCTGCACCTCCCAGCTTTGTGCCCTTCTTCTGTGAGGAATCCAACCCACTGAGCAAACCCTCCTCACCTCCTTCGTTTAAG GAGGACATTTGCCCAAATTTTGATAGACACACTTTATTCACCCCTTCCTCCCCAAAGCCAAAGCCGATCACTCACCCTCTTCAGCATTTCAAA GACAATGTCTCAAACAACCAGCAAATAGATGATCTGTTTGAAATCCTGATCAAGAGTGGAG AAATTTCATCTGGGTTTAAAGCCAGTCAAGACCCCTCCCTGTCAGACCTCCACTCAAGCCCACCCACTCCATCTCCGCCTCCTTCTCCACAACACCTCTCACCATCCACACATCACCCTGACCCCGTCCCCGCCCCTTCCCAGCAGCTCTCAGACATCCAGGACAGGCCTTGCTCTGGAAACGGTCGCCTGGAGGACTTCCTGGAGAGCACCACTGGTGCTCCTCTTCTCGGCGTGGAGCCGGATGGCCCGTTAACGTTAATCGATGACCTCCACAATCAAATGCTGAGCACTTCCAGTATTCTGGACCATCCACCATCTCCAATGGACACCAGTGACCTGAGCTTCTCGCCCCACCCCGCCAGCCTGGACTTTGAAGACCCCACCTTGGATGGCATGGATTGGCTGGACATACCCATGGTAGGAGGGGGCAATACTTCTAACAGTGGGGGTATGGTTCTTGCCCCTCTGAACTCGCACACCCCACCCAGTGTATTTTCCACAGACTTTTTGGACAGTTCGGATCTGCAGCTCCACTGGGACTCATTGTAG
- the LOC132122181 gene encoding myocardin-related transcription factor A-like isoform X1 yields MLDTNHCLHIDTSSFGDKPIRNGQDKLSVSLDCDRHAYHSLKEVLQLKLQQRRTREELVSQGIMPPLKSSAAFHEQRRSLERARTEDYLKRKIRSRPERSELVRMHILEETSAEPSLQAKQLKLKRARLADDLNDKISHRPGPIELVHKNILPVHTLIGTESPKGESSSLDEDSSDALSPDPQFSQDSPLGLAPQHSPSDMMKLNGDLSPSQFLTQAPPPPLIASDASPPQNLTSETIMRNSSRPPTGHTKQQSKSSTDRTSHRSKKPKDNKPKVKKLKYHQYIPPDQKNDREPPPELDSSYAKILHQQQLFLQLQIINQQQQHYNYHTILPAPPKLSAEKEGGGSTNPGPSPSQTISTCSTVSSNQNGPNRQSQPIVGGATPSTLPANLDEFKVAELKHELKLRRLTVSGTKNDLIERLRNYQEQNSGSTKTASAHLPQVSVHSSGAAPNKAPKSMSAFPVAATTRVHSTTPPQIMRFSSTSSSPPSSPTPSDRSLAGLSPDETSCNGDVFGEMVTSPLTQLSLHPSPDHPSPIKEESHGQMQASCIFSHLGPLSAQPHDPSPVAASGSVLSPLDKDQMLQEKDKQIEELTRMLRQKQRLVETLRSQLEQGKRGAVAEITDNTGNAEIPLLSNGVEVKVKEEIKDEMDTTEDLQKQVQPQKKIQMQCSQQTLLRLQQIHRLQVQQQQQQQTLVDLPNVQQQKTQLLQQQKQQQQMDPPKLQQEQGKTQVLLLQQQKTQLLQRQQKVQLLQQRNIKLLQQQQKKTQTLQQNQQQQQKLQQLIIQQRQQKQQQSKQQKPQNQPQQQLQTPQVSQVFVSQQSSTYPLDLLKAHPTPTLVTDINGNRYLIALTSNSVDSLTGNSPQSKSNGRITLQRLQSTPTKLPNQSSTDMASSANQSQTVREPINKVQKVGLHVETTSVKESSQPVSAPPSFVPFFCEESNPLSKPSSPPSFKEDICPNFDRHTLFTPSSPKPKPITHPLQHFKDNVSNNQQIDDLFEILIKSGEISSGFKASQDPSLSDLHSSPPTPSPPPSPQHLSPSTHHPDPVPAPSQQLSDIQDRPCSGNGRLEDFLESTTGAPLLGVEPDGPLTLIDDLHNQMLSTSSILDHPPSPMDTSDLSFSPHPASLDFEDPTLDGMDWLDIPMVGGGNTSNSGGMVLAPLNSHTPPSVFSTDFLDSSDLQLHWDSL; encoded by the exons ATGCTGGACACAAACCACTGCCTTCACATCGATACTTCCTCTTTTGGGGATAAACCAATCCGAAATGGTCAAGATAAGTTATCTGTGAGTCTGGACTGTGACAGACATGCATATCATAGCCTCAAAGAAG TTCTTCAGCTCAAATTACAACAGAGAAGGACGCGAGAGGAGCTGGTCAGCCAAGGAATCATGCCTC CACTGAAGAGTTCTGCTGCCTTCCACGAACAGAGGAGAAGTCTGGAGAGAGCACGC ACTGAGGATTACCTGAAGAGGAAGATCAGGAGTCGGCCAGAGAGGTCCGAACTGGTCAGGATGCACATTCTCGAAG AAACCTCAGCCGAGCCCTCACTGCAGGCCAAGCAGCTGAAGCTGAAGAGAGCCCGATTGGCAGATGATCTCAATGATAAGATCTCCCACCGCCCTGGTCCCATCGAGCTCGTCCACAAGAACATCCTCCCTGTGCACACGCTCATCG GTACAGAGTCTCCAAAGGGTGAGAGCTCCTCATTGGACGAGGACAGTAGTGATGCCCTGTCACCGGATCCCCAGTTCAGTCAGGACTCTCCATTGGGTCTTGCCCCTCAACACTCTCCCTCTGATATGATGAAACTGAATGGGGACCTCTCACCATCTCAG TTTCTCACTCAGGCCCCACCTCCTCCTCTCATTGCGTCTGACGCCTCTCCACCACAGAATCTAACCAGTGAAACTATCATGAGAAACTCTTCCCGTCCACCGACGGGACATACAAAG CAGCAGTCCAAGTCCAGCACAGATCGGACATCTCATCGATCCAAGAAACCCAAAGATAACAAGCCCAAAGTGAAGAAACTCAAATATCACCAGTATATCCCACCTGACCAGAAGAACGACCGGGAGCCTCCTCCTGAACTGGACTCCTCGTACGCTAAAATTCTCCACCAGCAGCAGCTTTTTCTTCAGCTTCAGATCATCAACCAGCAACAGCAGCACTACAATTACCATACTATCTTACCCGCACCTCCAAA ACTTTCTGCTGAAAAGGAAGGTGGTGGATCCACCAATCCAGGCCCCTCCCCTTCCCAGACTATTTCCACATGCTCTACAGTCTCCTCCAATCAGAATGGGCCCAATCGACAGAGCCAGCCTATAGTGGGAGGAGCTACGCCCAGCACCTTGCCTGCAAACCTGGATGAATTCAAA GTTGCTGAACTTAAACATGAGCTCAAATTAAGGCGGTTGACAGTATCGGGCACCAAGAACGATCTCATTGAACGACTGAGGAACTACCAGGAGCAAAACAGTGGTTCAACGAAAACAGCCTCTGCTCATTTACCACAGGTGTCAGTTCATTCATCTGGTGCCGCCCCAAATAAAGCCCCGAAGTCAATGTCAGCTTTTCCCGTAGCGGCTACCACTAGGGTACACAGTACAACTCCACCTCAAATCATGCGCTTCAGCAGCACTAGCTCCTCTCCCCCTTCATCTCCTACCCCCTCTGATCGCTCTCTGGCTGGATTGAGTCCCGATGAGACCAGCTGCAATGGGGATGTGTTTGGAGAAATG GTCACATCACCTCTCACCCAGCTCAGCCTGCACCCCTCTCCAGACCACCCCTCCCCAATTAAAGAGGAGTCCCATGGGCAGATGCAGGCTTCCTGCATCTTTTCTCATCTGGGTCCGCTATCTGCACAGCCTCACGATCCAAGTCCCGTGGCAGCATCAGGATCTGTTTTGTCTCCTCTGGACAAAGACCAAATGCTTCAAGAGAAGGACAAGCAGATCGAGGAGTTGACACGCATGCTTAGGCAGAAGCAGAGGCTGGTGGAGACCCTGCGCTCTCAGCTGGAACAGGGTAAGCGTGGAGCAGTCGCAGAAATTACAGACAACACGGGTAACGCTGAAATACCATTGCTGTCTAACGGAGTGGAAGTGAAGGTAAAGGAAGAGATTAAGGATGAAATGGACACAACAGAGGACCTGCAGAAGCAAGTCCAGCCCCAGAAGAAGATCCAGATGCAGTGTTCGCAGCAGACTCTGCTCAGACTGCAGCAGATTCACCGGCTGCaggtgcagcagcagcagcagcagcaaacgCTGGTGGACCTACCAAACGTACAACAACAAAAGACGCAGTTACTGCAACAGCAAAAACAACAGCAGCAAATGGATCCACCGAAACTGCAGCAAGAGCAAGGAAAAACACAGGTGTTGCTGTTGCAGCAGCAGAAGACACAGTTACTGCAACGGCAGCAGAAAGTGCAATTACTGCAGCAGCGGAACATAAAGTTACTACAGCAGCAGCAAAAGAAGACACAGACACTGCAACAgaatcagcagcagcagcaaaagTTGCAGCAGCTAATCATCCAGCAGAGGCAGCAAAAGCAGCAACAAAGCAAGCAGCAGAAGCCTCAAAATCAGCCACAGCAGCAGTTACAGACACCACAG gtTTCACAGGTGTTTGTCAGCCAGCAGTCTAGTACTTACCCACTGGATCTCCTGAAAGCTCACCCCACACCCACTTTGGTCACTGACATCAATGGCAACCGTTATCTGATTGCACTCACCAGTAACAGTGTTGATAGCCTGACTGGAAATTCTCCTCAGAGCAAATCCAATGGACGGATCACTCTACAG AGATTGCAGTCGACCCCTACCAAGCTCCCTAACCAGTCATCTACTGATATGGCTAGTTCTGCCAACCAATCACAGACTGTCAGAGAGCCCATCAACAAA GTTCAGAAAGTAGGGCTTCACGTGGAAACCACCAGTGTTAAAGAGTCTAGCCAGCCAGTGTCTGCACCTCCCAGCTTTGTGCCCTTCTTCTGTGAGGAATCCAACCCACTGAGCAAACCCTCCTCACCTCCTTCGTTTAAG GAGGACATTTGCCCAAATTTTGATAGACACACTTTATTCACCCCTTCCTCCCCAAAGCCAAAGCCGATCACTCACCCTCTTCAGCATTTCAAA GACAATGTCTCAAACAACCAGCAAATAGATGATCTGTTTGAAATCCTGATCAAGAGTGGAG AAATTTCATCTGGGTTTAAAGCCAGTCAAGACCCCTCCCTGTCAGACCTCCACTCAAGCCCACCCACTCCATCTCCGCCTCCTTCTCCACAACACCTCTCACCATCCACACATCACCCTGACCCCGTCCCCGCCCCTTCCCAGCAGCTCTCAGACATCCAGGACAGGCCTTGCTCTGGAAACGGTCGCCTGGAGGACTTCCTGGAGAGCACCACTGGTGCTCCTCTTCTCGGCGTGGAGCCGGATGGCCCGTTAACGTTAATCGATGACCTCCACAATCAAATGCTGAGCACTTCCAGTATTCTGGACCATCCACCATCTCCAATGGACACCAGTGACCTGAGCTTCTCGCCCCACCCCGCCAGCCTGGACTTTGAAGACCCCACCTTGGATGGCATGGATTGGCTGGACATACCCATGGTAGGAGGGGGCAATACTTCTAACAGTGGGGGTATGGTTCTTGCCCCTCTGAACTCGCACACCCCACCCAGTGTATTTTCCACAGACTTTTTGGACAGTTCGGATCTGCAGCTCCACTGGGACTCATTGTAG